The Corallococcus caeni genomic interval GCGCCGGCACTCCTCACGGACCTCTATGAGCTCACGATGGTGGACGCCTACCTGGCCGAGGGGCTCAACGAGGAGGCAGCGTTCAGCCTCTTCGTCCGCCGGCTGCCCGCGCGCCGCAACTTCCTGCTGGCGTGCGGCCTGGAGCAGGCCCTCACCTACCTGGAGACGCTCCGCTTCTCCCCAGCCGACCTCTCCTGGCTGGAGTCGCTGGGGCGCTTCTCCCGGCAGCTGCTGGACTGGCTGGAGCACTTCCGCTTCACGGGGGACGTCCACGCCGTGCCCGAGGGCACCCCTGTCTTCGGCCAGGAGCCGCTGCTGGAGGTGGTGGGGCCCCTGCCCGAAGCGCAGCTCGTGGAGACGTATCTCATCAACCAGGTGCATCTCCAGACGCTGGCGGCCTCCAAGGCGGCGCGGGTGGTGGAGGCCGCGCGAGGCCGGCCCGTGGTGGACTTCGGCGTGCGGCGCATGCACGGCGAGGACGCGGGGCTCAAGGTGGTGCGCGCCGAGCATGTCGCCGGGGTGAGCGCCACGTCCAACCTCCAGGCCGCCCAGCGCTACGGCATCCCCGTGGCGGGCACCCTGGCGCACAGCTACATCCAGGCGCACGACGACGAGCTTGCCGCCTTCCGCGCGTACGTCCATCGGTTCCCGGAGACGACGCTGCTGGTGGACACGTACGACACGCTCGAGGGCGTGCGGAAGGTGGTGGCGCTCGCGAATGAGCTCGGGTCGGACTTCCACGTGCGCGCGGTGCGGCTGGATTCGGGAGACCTGTTGTCGCTCTCGCAGCAGACCCGCGCGCTGCTGGACGCCGCGGGCCTGGAGCGCGTGCGGATCCTCGCGAGCGGCGGGCTGGACGAGGACGAGGTGGCACAGCTGCTCGCGCATCAGGCGCCCATCGACGCCTTCGGCGTGGGCACGGCCATGGGCGTGTCCGACGACGCGCCCGCGCTGGACATGGCCTACAAGCTGGTGGAGTACGCGGGCCGGGGGCGGCTCAAGCTGTCATCGGGCAAGGTGCTGCTGCCCGGACGCAAGCAGGTGTTCCGCGAGGAGCAGGACGGCGTGGCGAGGCGGGACGTGCTCGCGTGCCATGACGAGGCGCTGCCCGGACATCCCCTGCTGCGGCGGGTGATGGACGACGGCCGGCGGCTGGAGGGCGCCTCTCCACCGCTCGCGGTACTCCAGGCGCATGCGCGAGAGGCGCTGGCGCGGCTGCCCCTGGAAGTGCGGCGGCTGGAGCCGGCACGGCCTCCCTATCCGGTGGAAGTGAGCGCCGCGCTGAGCGCCGCGAAGGAGCAGGTGGTCGCCGGGTTGCGCGAGCGGCTGGCCGTCTCTCGCGCTCACCCGTGAGCAGCCGCGCCATGCTTCCGGGCCGCTTGGCAGCCCGAGGACCGCACGCACCTTGGCGGGCACCATGCTCCTCTCCTCCCCCTCCCTCCGGACGGCCCGCGCGATCGGGTTGTCATTGTTCGTGATGGCTTTCGTGATGGCGCTCTCGTGCCAGGGCTCCGCGCCCTCCGCGCCCGAAGAGGCCCTGGAGGAGAAGTCGCGCCTCGTCCTGGAGCCCGGGCAGCTCGTCGTCTCCATCACCTTCGATGATGCGAGGGCCAGTCAGGTCAACGCGGCGCCCCTGCTGGAGGCGCGCGGCATGCGCGGGACCTTCTTCGTCAGCAGCGGGCGGCTCGGCATCCCAGGCTACCTGACGGTCGATCAGATCCGTCGGTTCCAGGCCGCCGGACATGAGGTGGGCGGCCACACGATGTCGCATGTCCAGCTCCCCACGCTGGACGTGGACTCGCAGCGGCGCCAGGTGTGTGACGACCGCGTCGCCCTGGTCAACGCGGGGCTGCGGGTGACGTCGTTCGCCTACCCGTCCGGAGCCCGGGACGCGACCACCGAGCAGGTCGTCATCGACTGCAACTACAACTCCGCGCGGGAGTCTGGCGGCCTGCGGACGCCGGACAGCTGCTCGGGTTGCCCGTACGCGGAGACCGTTCCGCCGCAGGACGCCTTCGCCATCCGCAACCACGGCTCCATCCAGAGAACCCAGACGCTGTCGGACCTGCAGGGGCTGGTGCTGCGCGCCGAGTCCGCCGGAGGTGGCTGGTTGCCCATCGCCTTCCACGAAATCTGCCCGGGGCCGTGCCCCACCTCCGAGACCTACGGCATCAACGTGTCCACCTTCACGGCCTTCCTGGACTGGCTCGCGGCGCGCGCCTCGCGAGGCACGTTCGTGCGCACGGTGGATCAGGTCATCGGAGGCGCGGTGAAGCCGCCCGTCAACGGGCCGCCGCTGCCCGACGCGGGCACGCCTCCTCCCACGCAGCTATTGAGGAATCCGTCCCTGGAGACGGACAGCAACGGAGACGGGACGCCGGACTGCTGGCAGCGCGGCGGCTACGGCGTCAACGCCTTCACGTGGGCGCGGACCTCGGACGCGCATTCGGGGAGCTGGGCCCAGCGCTTGAACCTCACCAGCTACTCCAGCGGAGACCGCAAGCTCATCTCGCTGGAGGACCTTGGAGCGTGCGCGCCGGCGCTCACCACGGGCCACCGCTACAGGGTGTCCGCCTGGTACAAGGCCACCGCCGCGCCCCTGTTCAAGGCGTACTACCGCAACGCCTCCGGCGGCTGGGTGTGGTGGGCCCAGAGCGCCCTGCTGCCCACGCGCGGCACCTACGGCTACGCCGAGTGGACGACGCCCGCCGCGCCCTCCGCGGGCCTGGGCTTGAGCGTGGGGCTGGCCCTGGAGCGCGTGGGCACGCTGACGATGGATGACTTCAGGCTCGAGGACCTGGGCCCGAGCCCCCTCGCCCCGCTCGAGCCCGAACCGCCGTCGGCTCAATGAAGAATGTAAACGTTACAAGCTGGCTTAAATAGGACACCATGTATAGCCGCCCGGACCCGACTTGTAATCGAACTCAGAATCCCTCAAATTCTGGTGTTATCCTGTTAAGTATTTTCTCCCTGTGTCCTCCCCTGGCGTGACCTGCCCCGTCCCACCTCCATGAGGGGACCGGGCGGCACCGTGCCGGGCGCGAGCGCACGCCGTGATCGCAGCCATGACCGAACCTCTTTATCGACTCGCGGACGCCACCCTCGTCGAGCCCCTCGTCCAGGACTTCCAGGCGTGGTGGATGACGGTGGCCCCCATGCCCGCGAGCCTGCACCTGCAGGCGTACCTGGTGCCACTGCTGAAGGCCTATCTGCAGACGCCGGACTTCCACGCGAAGGCGGCGAAGGACCCCATGCTCAGCGGCAGCTCGTTCGTCGGGGTGCCGGCGGAGCGCGCGGAGGAGGTGCGCGCGCTGCTGCAACGGATCACCGCCCGGCAGGAGGAGCGGCTGAAGCTGGCGGAGGCGTTCGACACGTTCCAGAACCAGCTGCTGGCGGAGGCCAAGGGGCAGTCGCTGGAGCCGCTGTATTCGACGCTGCCGGACGTGCTCAAGGGCAAGGTGGAGCTGGTCTACGACTACGTCAACCGCCCGTCGATGCGCGTGCACGAGGGCCTGCTGTACCGTGGGCCCCATCACCTGACGGACATCCAGTCCCTGCGGCTGCGCCGCCTCAAGGCGGACGCGGAGCGCGACTCGCTGCTCACCACGCCTCGCCTGCGCGGTCCCGGGCAGGTGGACTGGAAGGTGCCCTTCCACGACGAGCGGCTGGACCGCCTCTTCAGCCTGGACATCGAGCCCCGGCCGCTCGGGTGGATCCGCGACGTGCTGGGTGACGCGGTGGCGTCCGACGCGGAGCTGCTGCCGCTGTTGAGCGAGGCCCCCCAGTCCCTGCCGGAGACGTGGACCGGCGCCACCCCGCGCGTGCGCTACGTGGGGCACGCCTGCGTGCTGGTGGAGTGGAAGGGCAAGTCGGTCCTCATCGACGCGGTGGTGCCCGTGCGTCCGGAGGCGCAGGGCCCGCTGCCGCGCATCTCCTTCGCGGAGCTGCCCCGCCGCATCGACTACGTCCTCATCACCCACAGCCATCCGGACCACCTGGACATCGAGACGCTCCTGCGGCTGCGGCAGCGCATCGGCACGCTGGTGGTGCCGCGCTCCAGCGGGGCGCTGGCGGGGGACTACTCGCCCCGGCTGCTGGCGCGCTCGCTCGGGTTCCGCGACGTGCTGGAGCCCTACTTCTACGAATCCCTGCCCCTGCCGGACGGGGAGATCATCGCCGCGCCCTTCATGGGTGAGCACGGCGACGTGGCCCACGCGAAGACGGCCTGGATCGTCCGCACCGGTCCGGAGCGCCTGTTCTTCGCCGCCGACTCCATGTGCGTGGACGAGACGACCTACCGCGACCTGCGCGCCACGGTGGGCGACCTGCACACGGTCTTCATGAACACGGAGATCGAAGGCGCCCCGCACACCTGGATGCTGGAGGGCTTCTTCCCCAAGAAGCGCGACCGCAAGCTGGAGAAGAACCGCCGGTGCCGCGGCAGCAACTGCGCCGAGGGGCTGCGCCTGCTGGAGCTCGTGGGCGCGAAGCGCCTGTTCAACTACGCCATGGGCCTGGAGCCCTGGATGGAACACATCATCGGGCCCGCCGCGACCCCGGAGACGCCCCGGATGAAGGAATCCGAGCGGCTCCTCGCCGCCGCGCGCGAGCGTGGCCTCCAAGCGGAGCGGCTCCAGGGGGCGCAGGAAGTCCACCTGCGCGCCTGAGGTTGATCCAGGCCCCGTGCACCGGACGCCCCGCGCTCCGGTGGCACGGTGGGCCCCGCCATGCGTCCGGAGGCCGTGCGGGTCACGGCCTGGCGCACCTGCTGCTCCATCCTGCGCTTTCCCCCTGAGCTCACCCCCATGAAGACCGCGGCCTCCTCCTCTTCCACGCTCGTGGACCTGCTCGACGAACGCGCGGCGTCCCACGGTGGGCGCACGCTCTTCTTCTTCGAGGAGGACATGGAGGAAGAGTCCTCCGTCCTGAGCTACGCCGGCTTGCAGCAGCGGGCGCGCCGCATCGCCGCGATGCTCCAGGAGGTCTCCGCTCCCGGCGAGCGCGCGGTGCTGCTCTACCCACCGGGAAACGAGTACGTCAGCGGCTTCTTCGGCTGTCTGGCGGCGGGCGTCGTCACCGTGCCTGCCTATCCGCCGGATCCGTCCCGCCTGGAGCGCACCCTGCCGCGCCTGCGGGCCATCATCCAGGACGCCCAGGCCACGGTGGTCCTCACCAACTCCTTCATCCTGTCCATGGCCGACGCGCTCTTCGAGCTGGCCCCGGACCTCAAGCACCTGCGCTGGGTGGCCACCGACGCGCTGCCCGAAGGCGGTGAGAGCGCCTGGCGCCGGCCCGAGCTGCACGCGGGCTCGCGGGCCTTCCTCCAGTACACCTCCGGCTCCACCGGCATGCCCAAGGGCGTGGAGCTCACCCACGCGAACCTGCTGCACAACCTGCGCCTCATCCACGACGCGTTCGGCATGCACGCCGGGAGCGCCGGGGTCATCTGGCTGCCGCCCTACCACGACATGGGGCTCATCGGCGGCATCCTGGGCACCGTCTACGGCGGCTTCAGCACCACGCTGATGTCGCCGCTGAGCTTCCTGCGCAAGCCCCTGCGCTGGCTGGAGGCGCTGTCGCGCACGCGGGGGACCATCAGCGGCGGTCCCAACTTCGCGTTCGACCTGTGCGTGCGCAAGACGACCGAAGCCGAGCGCGCGGCGCTCGACCTGAGCGCGTGGGACGTGGCGTTCTGCGGCGCGGAGCCCATCCGCCCGGAGACGCTGGAGCGCTTCGTCCAGGCCTTCGCGCCCAGCGGCTTCCGCCGTGAGGCCCTCTACCCATGCTACGGCCTGGCGGAGGGCTCCCTCATCGTCTCTGGCGTGCAGCGGGGGACCGTTCCGCTGCTGCGCGAGGTGGCTTCGCGGGAGCTGCGGCTCGGGCGGGCCCAGGTCCCCGAGGCGGGGGCGCCTGCGCAGACGCTCGTGGGCTGCGGGCAGACGCTCCAGGAGCAGGAGGTGCTCATCGTCGAGCCCCGGACCCACGCGCCGCGCGCGCCGGGCGAGGTGGGTGAAATCTGGGTGAAGGGCGCCAGCGTGGCCCAGGGCTACTGGCGCCAGCCGGAGCTGAGCGAGCGGACGTTCAACGCCCGCACGCACGACGGCGCGGGGCCCTTCCTGCGCACGGGCGACCAGGGGTTCCTCCAGGACGGACAGCTCTTCGTCGTGGGCCGGCTCAAGGACCTCATCATCGTCCGCGGCCGCAACCACCACCCGCAGGACATCGAGGTGACCGCGGAGCACGCCAGCGCCGCGCTGCGCCCCGGCTGCGGCGCCGCCTTCTCCGTGGAGCGCGACGGCGAGGAGCGGCTGGTGCTGGTGTACGAGCTGGACACGCGGCGGGCGCAGGAGCCGGTGGAGGACGTGGCGCGCGACATCGCCGGGCAGGTGGCCCAGGCGCATGAGCTGCGACTGGATCACCTGGTCCTCATCGAGCCGGGCAGCCTGCCCAAGACCTCCAGCGGCAAGGTCCAGCGGCATGCGTGCCGCGAGGGGTGGCTGAACCAGGACCTACGGATCGTGGCGTCGTGGCAGGCGTCGCCGGACGGCGTGGCGCTAGCGCTGGCGGACGTTCCCGCGCCCGCCGGATCCGAAGCGGTCCCGCGGAGCGTCGCGGAGCTGGAGCAGTGGCTGCGACAGAACCTGGCGCGGCGCCTGGGCGTGGATCCCGGTTCGTTGGATGTCCGCGAACCGCTGACCCGGTATGGGCTGGATTCGCTGGGCGCCGTCGAGCTGGCCCACACCGTGGAGAAGGGCCTGGGCGTGACATTGCCCATGGAGCTGTTGCTGAGCGGCCCGTCCGTGGCGGAGCTGGCGCTGCGGCTCTCCGCGCCCGTGGCCGCGGCGGCTGGACTTCCCCTGGGCCGCGTCTCGCGCGAACAGCCGCTGCCGCTGTCCTTCGCGCAGCAGCGGCTGTGGTTCCTGGATCGGCTCGACCCGGCCAGCCCGGCCTACAACCTCTGCGCGGCGGTGCGCCTGGATGGCGTGCTGGACGTGGCCGCGCTGGAGCGCGCCTTCAGCGAGGTGGTGCGCCGCCATGAGCCCTTGCGCACGACGTTCCACGCGGACGCGGAGGGCCACGCCCGCCAGCACATCCATCCGCCGGCGCCCCTGCGCCTCGCGCGGGTGGACGTGTCGTCGCTTGCGCCGGAGGTCCGTGCCCCCGAGGTCCAGCGGTTGGCGCGAGAGCTCTCGCGTCGTCCCTTCGACCTGTCGACCGGGCCCCTGCTGCATGTCACCCTGGCGCGCCTTTCGGACACCCAGCACGTCCTGGTGCTGTGCATGCACCACATCGTCTCCGACGGCTGGTCCATGGGCGTCCTGGTGCGCGAGGTGGGCGCCCTGTACGAAGCGTTCCGCCAGGGCCAGCCGTCGCCGCTGCCGGAGCTGGCCGTGCAGTACGTCGACCACGCCGCGTGGCAGCGGGATCAGCTCCAGGGCGAGGCCATGGCCCGTCAGCTGGAGTGGTGGCGGGGGCAGCTCTCCGGAGCGCCCCCGCACCTGGACCTGCCCACGGACGCGCCTCGGCCCCTGGTCCAGCACTTCGACGGCGGCAGCCAGCCGGTCCACCTTCCCCTCGAGGTCTGGGAGCCGCTCAAGGTCTTGGCCCGGAGCGGGGACGCCACGCCGTTCATGGTGCTCCTGGCGGCCTTCCAGGTGCTGCTGCACCGCTACAGCGGTCAGGACGACCTCTGCGTCGGCTCGCCCATCTCCGGCCGCTCGAAGGGGGAGACGGAGGGGCTGATCGGCTTCTTCGTCAATCCGTTGGTGCTGCGCTCCCGGCGCTCCGAGGGACGCACCTTCCGGCAGCTGCTGGCCCGGGTCCGGGAGACGACGCTGGAGGCCTTTGCCCACCAGGACGTCCCCTTCGAGGCGCTGGTGGACGCGCTGCGTCCGGTGCGTGAACTGGGGCGCAGCCCGCTCTTCCAGGCCCAGCTCGTGATGCAGCCGGATCCGCTGCCGCGGCTGTCGTTGCCCGGGCTGACGCTGGAGCGCCTGCCGCTGGAGAACCCGGCGGCGAAGTTCGACCTCTCGCTGGCGCTCACCGAGACGGCGCACGGCCTGAGCGGCAGCCTGGAGTACGCGACCGCGCTGTTCACGCCCGCCACGGCGGCGCGCATGGTGGAGCACCTGCTCACGCTCCTCCAGGCGGCCGTCTCCGCGCCGGACACCCTCGTGGAAGCGCTTCCGCTTGGTGACGCCGCCGAGCGGCAGCGGCTGCTGAGGGACTGGGCCACCACTGCGTCGCCGTTCGCGCCGCGCGCGTCCGTGCTGTCCCTGTTCGAGGAGCAGGCCACCCTGCGCCCCCAGGCTCTCGCGGTGACCTGCGAGGAGGAGTCGCTGACGTACGCGCGGCTCGACGCGCGCGCCAACCAGCTCGCGTGGCACCTGCGGTCCCTGGGCGTGGGAGCCGACTCGTGCGTCGCCCTGTGCCTGGAGCGGTCCGTCGATCTGATCGTCGCGCTGCTCGGCGTCTGGAAGGCCGGCGCGGGCTACGTGCCGGTGGATCCGGAGCTGCCCGCCTCCCGGCGGGAGACGATGGTGCGCGCGGTGAACGCCGCCGCGATCATCACCCACGCGCTCCCGGACGGGACCGGTGCGCCCGCCATGGCCCCCATCGTGGCGCTGGACACCCAGGCCGCGCTGCTGGCGGGCCTGCCCACGACGCGGCCTGCCTCGGCGCTGGAGTCACAGCACCTCGCGTACGTGCTCTTCACCTCCGGCTCCACGGGGCATCCCAAGGGCGTCGCCGTCACCCAGGGGCACCTGCTCAACTACGTCCAGGCCGCCACGCAACGGCTGGAGCTGGAGGCGTGCGCCAGCTTCGCCCTGGTCTCCACGTTCTCCGCCGACCTGGGCAACACGGTGCTCTTCCCCGCCCTGTGCACGGGCGGGCTGCTGCACGTGATCACCCGCGAGCGCGCGAGCCAGCCCGCGGACTTCGCCGCATATCTCCAGCGACACCCCGTGGACTGCATGAAGATCGTGCCGTCGCACCTGGCCGCGCTGATGACCGCGCCGGAGCCCCGGTGGGTCCTGCCGCGCAAGCGGCTGGTGCTGGGAGGCGAAGGAGCGTCGTGGCAGCTGCTGGAGTCCGTGCATGCGCTGGCGCCGGACTGCGAGGTCTTCAACCACTACGGTCCCACGGAGACGACGGTGGGCGTGCTGGCCGGACGCGTGGGGCTCCCGCCCGAGCAGCCGCTGCCCGCCAGCGTCCCCCTGGGCCGACCGATGGCGAACACGCGGGTCTACGTGCTGGACGCGGCCCTGGGGCTCGCGCCGCAGGGAGTGCCTGGAGAGCTGTACGTGGGCGGCGAGCAGGTCACTCGCGGCTACGTCGGACAGCCGGGGCTCACGGCGGAGCGCTACCTTCCGGATCCCTTCAGCCCCGAAGCAGGCGCGCGGATGTACCGCACGGGCGACCGGGTGCGGTGGCTCGCGGACGGGCAGCTCGCGTTCCTGGGCCGCGTCGACTTCCAGGTGAAGCTGCGCGGCTTCCGCATCGAGCTGGGCGAAGTGGAGAAGGCGCTGGAGCAGTCCCCAGGAGTGCGGCAGGCGGTGGTGGTGCTGCGCGAGGACTCGCCAGGGGTGAAGCGGCTGGTGGCCTACGTCGTCCCGCAGGTGGAGGCCTCCGCGCTGCGCGCGCACCTTCAGGCGAAGCTGCCCGAGTACATGGTGCCCTCCGCCTTCGTCGTGCTGGAGGCCCTGCCCCTCAACGCCAACGGCAAGCTCGACCGCCACGCCCTGCCGCCGCCCGAGGCCTCCGCCCAGGCCTCCTTCGTCGCGCCGCGCACGCCCGTCGAGTCCCAGCTGGCCCAAATCTGGGCCCAGGTGCTGGGCCTGCCCCGCGTCAGCGTCCACGACAACTTCTTCGAGCTGGGTGGCGACTCCATCATCAGCCTCCAGGTCGTCGCTCGAGCCCGCCTCGTCGGCCTCTCGCTGGCCACCCGCGACCTCTTCCAGCACCAGACGCTGGAGGCCCTCGCCCTCGTCGCCCGCGCTTCTTCCGACGCCGTCTCTACCGAGCAGGGCCCCGTTACCGGCCCCACGGCGCTGACGCCCATCCAGCACCACCTGCTGCACCACGACGCCGCGCACGCCCACCACTTCAACCAGGCCCTGCTGCTCGCCAGCCGCCAGCCCTTGCAGCCCGCGCACCTGGAAGCCGCCCTGCGCCGGCTGCTCTCCCACCACGACGCCCTGCGCCTGCGCTTCTCGCGCGACGCCTCCGACGCCTGGGCCTCGCACAGCGTGCCTCCCGAGGAGGTCGACTTCTTCCTCACCCAGGTGGACCTCTCCTCACTGCCCGCCTCCGAGCAGCCCCGCGCCCTGGAGGCCGAGGCTTCACGCCTCCAGGCCTCCTTCGTCCTCTCCCAGCCTCCACTGCTGCGCGCCTGCCTCTTCCACCTGGGTGAGGGTGCTCAGCGCCTGCTGCTGGTGGCGCACCACCTCGTCGTCGACGCCGTCTCCTGGCGCGTCC includes:
- a CDS encoding nicotinate phosphoribosyltransferase, yielding MAPALLTDLYELTMVDAYLAEGLNEEAAFSLFVRRLPARRNFLLACGLEQALTYLETLRFSPADLSWLESLGRFSRQLLDWLEHFRFTGDVHAVPEGTPVFGQEPLLEVVGPLPEAQLVETYLINQVHLQTLAASKAARVVEAARGRPVVDFGVRRMHGEDAGLKVVRAEHVAGVSATSNLQAAQRYGIPVAGTLAHSYIQAHDDELAAFRAYVHRFPETTLLVDTYDTLEGVRKVVALANELGSDFHVRAVRLDSGDLLSLSQQTRALLDAAGLERVRILASGGLDEDEVAQLLAHQAPIDAFGVGTAMGVSDDAPALDMAYKLVEYAGRGRLKLSSGKVLLPGRKQVFREEQDGVARRDVLACHDEALPGHPLLRRVMDDGRRLEGASPPLAVLQAHAREALARLPLEVRRLEPARPPYPVEVSAALSAAKEQVVAGLRERLAVSRAHP
- a CDS encoding polysaccharide deacetylase family protein; translation: MLLSSPSLRTARAIGLSLFVMAFVMALSCQGSAPSAPEEALEEKSRLVLEPGQLVVSITFDDARASQVNAAPLLEARGMRGTFFVSSGRLGIPGYLTVDQIRRFQAAGHEVGGHTMSHVQLPTLDVDSQRRQVCDDRVALVNAGLRVTSFAYPSGARDATTEQVVIDCNYNSARESGGLRTPDSCSGCPYAETVPPQDAFAIRNHGSIQRTQTLSDLQGLVLRAESAGGGWLPIAFHEICPGPCPTSETYGINVSTFTAFLDWLAARASRGTFVRTVDQVIGGAVKPPVNGPPLPDAGTPPPTQLLRNPSLETDSNGDGTPDCWQRGGYGVNAFTWARTSDAHSGSWAQRLNLTSYSSGDRKLISLEDLGACAPALTTGHRYRVSAWYKATAAPLFKAYYRNASGGWVWWAQSALLPTRGTYGYAEWTTPAAPSAGLGLSVGLALERVGTLTMDDFRLEDLGPSPLAPLEPEPPSAQ
- a CDS encoding MBL fold metallo-hydrolase, with product MTEPLYRLADATLVEPLVQDFQAWWMTVAPMPASLHLQAYLVPLLKAYLQTPDFHAKAAKDPMLSGSSFVGVPAERAEEVRALLQRITARQEERLKLAEAFDTFQNQLLAEAKGQSLEPLYSTLPDVLKGKVELVYDYVNRPSMRVHEGLLYRGPHHLTDIQSLRLRRLKADAERDSLLTTPRLRGPGQVDWKVPFHDERLDRLFSLDIEPRPLGWIRDVLGDAVASDAELLPLLSEAPQSLPETWTGATPRVRYVGHACVLVEWKGKSVLIDAVVPVRPEAQGPLPRISFAELPRRIDYVLITHSHPDHLDIETLLRLRQRIGTLVVPRSSGALAGDYSPRLLARSLGFRDVLEPYFYESLPLPDGEIIAAPFMGEHGDVAHAKTAWIVRTGPERLFFAADSMCVDETTYRDLRATVGDLHTVFMNTEIEGAPHTWMLEGFFPKKRDRKLEKNRRCRGSNCAEGLRLLELVGAKRLFNYAMGLEPWMEHIIGPAATPETPRMKESERLLAAARERGLQAERLQGAQEVHLRA